A genome region from Baekduia alba includes the following:
- a CDS encoding NUDIX hydrolase encodes MAEVQRPTEFSAGGVVVRGQDVVVIVPTRRAANGAKVLALPKGHVDPGETPVQAAAREVREEAGVDAEPRGELGAVRYWYMRKGKRIAKQVDFYLFAYLGGDVEDHDHEVEVARWMPLAEAAEALTYEGEREMAARALSRISSDG; translated from the coding sequence ATGGCCGAGGTCCAGCGTCCCACGGAGTTCTCGGCCGGCGGCGTGGTCGTGCGCGGACAGGACGTCGTGGTCATCGTGCCGACGCGGCGCGCGGCCAACGGCGCCAAGGTCCTCGCGCTGCCCAAGGGCCACGTCGACCCGGGCGAGACGCCGGTCCAGGCCGCGGCGAGGGAGGTCCGCGAGGAGGCCGGCGTCGACGCCGAGCCGCGCGGCGAGCTCGGGGCCGTGCGCTACTGGTACATGCGCAAGGGCAAGCGCATCGCCAAGCAGGTCGACTTCTACCTCTTCGCATACCTGGGCGGCGACGTCGAGGACCACGATCACGAGGTCGAAGTGGCCCGCTGGATGCCCCTCGCGGAGGCCGCCGAGGCCCTGACCTATGAGGGCGAGCGGGAGATGGCGGCGCGCGCCCTGTCGCGGATCAGCTCCGACGGGTAG
- a CDS encoding RNA polymerase sigma factor, which translates to MELSTSEPTTARFDALYRETASDVFAYVMTLVRDRAGAEDVTAQTFERAYRRQAGFDPKRGTQRAWLFGIARNAALDELRRRKRTAALLTDPEDADPGRAPDEDAAEAAVRRAVVRTALAQLDPRERELIALKFHAGLSNAEIAKVLNISVANAGTRVHRAVTRLRKACHAPS; encoded by the coding sequence ATGGAGCTCTCGACTTCCGAACCGACGACCGCCCGGTTCGATGCGCTGTACCGCGAAACCGCCTCGGACGTCTTCGCCTACGTCATGACGCTGGTCCGCGACCGCGCAGGGGCGGAGGACGTCACCGCGCAGACCTTCGAGCGCGCCTACCGGCGCCAGGCGGGCTTCGACCCCAAGCGCGGGACGCAGCGGGCGTGGCTGTTCGGGATCGCCCGCAACGCGGCGCTGGACGAGCTGCGCCGGCGCAAGCGCACGGCGGCGCTCCTGACCGATCCGGAGGACGCCGATCCGGGGCGCGCGCCCGACGAGGACGCCGCCGAGGCCGCCGTCCGCCGCGCGGTCGTCCGGACCGCGCTCGCCCAGCTCGACCCGCGCGAGCGCGAGCTGATCGCCCTCAAGTTCCATGCCGGCCTCTCGAACGCCGAGATCGCCAAGGTCCTGAACATCTCCGTCGCCAACGCCGGCACGCGCGTGCATCGCGCCGTGACCCGACTCCGGAAGGCCTGCCATGCGCCGTCGTGA
- a CDS encoding flavin reductase family protein, with amino-acid sequence MFYEPGARDTELLPHDPFKALVAPRPIGWVSTLSGGAVNLAPYSFFNAICDRPPMVMFSSSGMKDSATFAHATREFVWNLPTYALSEAMNLTSAALPRGESEFAHAGLSTAPSRIVDTPRVAESPVAFECRVTQTLELVDVDGAATNRHVVIGQVVGVHLDESFIDDRGQVDTAALAPIARCGYTDEYTVVDALFRMKRPDDVPSWR; translated from the coding sequence ATCTTCTACGAGCCGGGTGCGCGCGACACCGAGCTGCTGCCCCACGACCCCTTCAAGGCGCTCGTCGCGCCGCGGCCGATCGGCTGGGTCTCGACGCTGAGCGGCGGCGCGGTGAACCTCGCGCCCTACAGCTTCTTCAACGCGATCTGCGACCGGCCGCCGATGGTGATGTTCTCCAGCAGCGGGATGAAGGACAGCGCGACGTTCGCGCACGCGACCCGCGAGTTCGTGTGGAACCTGCCGACCTACGCGCTGAGCGAGGCGATGAACCTGACGTCCGCCGCCCTGCCGCGCGGCGAGAGCGAGTTCGCGCACGCCGGGCTGTCGACGGCGCCGTCGCGCATCGTCGATACCCCGCGCGTGGCGGAGTCGCCGGTCGCCTTCGAATGCCGCGTGACGCAGACGCTCGAGCTCGTCGACGTCGACGGCGCGGCGACCAACCGCCACGTCGTGATCGGCCAGGTCGTGGGCGTCCACCTCGACGAGTCGTTCATCGACGACCGCGGCCAGGTCGACACCGCCGCGCTGGCCCCGATCGCGCGCTGCGGCTACACGGACGAGTACACGGTGGTGGACGCGCTGTTCCGGATGAAGCGCCCGGACGACGTGCCGAGCTGGCGCTGA
- the groL gene encoding chaperonin GroEL (60 kDa chaperone family; promotes refolding of misfolded polypeptides especially under stressful conditions; forms two stacked rings of heptamers to form a barrel-shaped 14mer; ends can be capped by GroES; misfolded proteins enter the barrel where they are refolded when GroES binds), with amino-acid sequence MAHKELKYNAAARQALEAGVDAVANAVKVTLGPKGRYVVLDKKFGAPTITNDGVTIAREIEVEDVFQNQGAQLVREVATATNDVAGDGTTTATVLAQAIVRNGLKNVTAGANPLGLKKGIEIAVNQIVDNIRKLSKPVQGKEQIARVATISAGDEEIGDVIADAIEKVGKDGVVNVEEGQTFGMDLEFTEGMQFDKGYVSPYMVTDQERMEAVLEDPYILIANQKIGSVRDVLPVLEQVIQSGRPILIIAEDVEGEALATLVVNKLRGTFTGVAVKAPGFGDRRKRMLEDIAILTGGEVITEEMGLKLENTQLSQLGRARRVVVAKDNTTIVDGSGDLEAIKGRINQIKSEIESTDSDFDREKLQERLAKLSGGVAVVKVGAATETEMKEKKHRVEDALQATRAALEEGIVPGGGVALLQASAGVNADNIADEDERTGARIILRSLEEPLRQIAENAGLEGSVVVADVRKAKKGFGLNAATGEIVDLVAAGVIDPAMVTRSALQNAASIAKNILTTEAIVAEIPEKDGAGGGMPDMGGMGGMM; translated from the coding sequence ATGGCTCACAAGGAACTGAAGTACAACGCGGCTGCACGCCAGGCCCTCGAGGCCGGCGTCGACGCCGTTGCCAACGCCGTCAAGGTCACGCTCGGCCCCAAGGGTCGCTACGTCGTCCTCGACAAGAAGTTCGGCGCTCCCACGATCACCAACGACGGTGTGACCATCGCTCGTGAGATCGAGGTCGAGGACGTCTTCCAGAACCAGGGCGCGCAGCTCGTCCGCGAGGTCGCCACGGCGACCAACGACGTCGCCGGCGACGGCACGACGACCGCGACGGTCCTGGCCCAGGCCATCGTCCGCAACGGCCTGAAGAACGTCACCGCTGGTGCGAACCCGCTCGGCCTGAAGAAGGGCATCGAGATCGCGGTCAACCAGATCGTCGACAACATCCGCAAGCTGTCCAAGCCCGTCCAGGGCAAGGAGCAGATCGCCCGCGTCGCCACCATCTCGGCCGGCGACGAGGAGATCGGCGACGTCATCGCCGACGCGATCGAGAAGGTCGGCAAGGACGGCGTCGTCAACGTCGAAGAGGGCCAGACCTTCGGCATGGACCTCGAGTTCACCGAGGGCATGCAGTTCGACAAGGGCTACGTCTCCCCGTACATGGTCACCGACCAGGAGCGCATGGAGGCCGTCCTCGAGGATCCCTACATCCTCATCGCCAACCAGAAGATCGGCTCGGTCCGCGACGTGCTGCCGGTCCTGGAGCAGGTCATCCAGTCGGGCCGTCCGATCCTGATCATCGCCGAGGACGTCGAGGGCGAGGCCCTCGCGACGCTCGTCGTGAACAAGCTGCGCGGCACCTTCACCGGTGTGGCGGTCAAGGCGCCGGGCTTCGGCGACCGCCGCAAGCGCATGCTTGAGGACATCGCGATCCTCACCGGTGGCGAGGTCATCACCGAGGAGATGGGCCTCAAGCTCGAGAACACGCAGCTCTCGCAGCTCGGCCGCGCCCGTCGCGTCGTCGTCGCCAAGGACAACACCACGATCGTGGACGGCTCCGGCGACCTCGAGGCCATCAAGGGCCGCATCAACCAGATCAAGTCGGAGATCGAGTCCACCGACTCGGACTTCGACCGTGAGAAGCTCCAGGAGCGCCTCGCCAAGCTCTCCGGCGGCGTCGCCGTCGTGAAGGTCGGCGCGGCCACCGAGACGGAGATGAAGGAGAAGAAGCACCGCGTCGAGGACGCCCTCCAGGCGACCCGCGCTGCGCTCGAAGAGGGCATCGTCCCCGGTGGCGGCGTCGCGCTGCTGCAGGCGTCGGCCGGCGTCAACGCCGACAACATCGCCGACGAGGACGAGCGCACCGGTGCGCGCATCATCCTGCGCTCGCTCGAGGAGCCGCTGCGTCAGATCGCCGAGAACGCGGGCCTCGAGGGCTCCGTCGTCGTCGCTGACGTGCGCAAGGCCAAGAAGGGCTTCGGCCTGAACGCCGCGACCGGCGAGATCGTCGACCTCGTCGCCGCGGGCGTCATCGACCCGGCCATGGTCACCCGCTCCGCGCTGCAGAACGCGGCGTCGATCGCCAAGAACATCCTCACGACCGAGGCCATCGTGGCCGAGATCCCGGAGAAGGATGGGGCCGGCGGCGGCATGCCCGACATGGGCGGCATGGGCGGCATGATGTAG
- a CDS encoding Crp/Fnr family transcriptional regulator: MPSSAQSVELLAQVPVFEALAPADLGRVADVAVPRHFAGGSVIFREGDASDTCYVVGRGHARAVRENVDGRTITLAHFGPGDIFGELAMFDDEKRSATIETLDDVEAIGILGQDMRRLLREHPDIAVKLVIGLGRRLREANERLARQSFQTVQSRVAGVLGQLVRQAQSEGAGERDVLVTITQADIAQLAGSSRESASRFLAVLERAGVVTQGRGRVTVHEPSALERYVY, translated from the coding sequence GTGCCCTCCAGTGCGCAGAGCGTCGAGCTGCTGGCCCAGGTGCCGGTCTTCGAAGCGCTCGCGCCGGCCGATCTCGGGCGGGTTGCCGATGTCGCCGTTCCGCGGCATTTCGCCGGCGGCTCGGTGATCTTCCGTGAGGGCGACGCGAGCGACACGTGCTACGTCGTCGGCCGCGGTCATGCCCGCGCCGTGCGCGAGAACGTGGACGGCCGCACGATCACGCTTGCGCACTTCGGGCCCGGCGACATCTTCGGCGAGCTGGCGATGTTCGACGACGAGAAGCGCTCGGCCACGATCGAGACGCTCGACGACGTCGAGGCGATCGGCATCCTCGGCCAGGACATGCGCCGGCTGCTGCGCGAGCACCCGGACATCGCGGTCAAGCTCGTCATCGGCCTCGGCCGCCGCCTGCGCGAGGCCAACGAGCGCCTGGCGCGCCAGTCGTTCCAGACCGTGCAGTCGCGCGTGGCCGGCGTGCTCGGCCAGCTCGTGCGCCAGGCGCAGTCCGAGGGTGCCGGCGAGCGTGACGTCCTCGTGACGATCACGCAGGCCGACATCGCCCAGCTCGCGGGCTCCTCACGCGAGTCCGCGTCGCGCTTCCTGGCCGTGCTCGAGCGCGCCGGCGTCGTCACGCAGGGCCGCGGCCGCGTCACGGTCCACGAGCCCTCCGCGCTGGAGCGCTACGTCTACTGA
- a CDS encoding DUF4349 domain-containing protein → MRRRDALPDPEVERGLRELEAALAGEPTADPDLVALVADVDAARPEPSAAFLASLDARVHAGFPREDETPARRAPSPWHARLRRPQVLVPSVGGTLAAALVVVVIASSGGGTDNDVSSSASSAPAEQSTTELVAPSAADSSASAGGAASPAPTTAAQKTKTSSTAPQGSPMPSVPLPSISQNRKVQRAAELTLTPSPGDVQDTADGVVRETQAAGGYVQQSSVATRDDGGTASFTLRIPSAHLDDALAGLSKLAHVGALNQSASDITAETASAADQLSDARAERQALLRALGRATTDRQIASLKARLRDNRSEIAQRKGALDAQRRRADLATVAVNVQGTGQADSGDGGGAWTPRDALHDAGRVLEVAGGVALIALAILAPLAILALLALLAARGLRRHRRETALDRSA, encoded by the coding sequence ATGCGCCGTCGTGACGCGCTCCCCGATCCCGAGGTCGAACGCGGCCTGCGCGAGCTCGAGGCCGCGCTGGCCGGCGAGCCGACCGCGGACCCCGACCTGGTCGCCCTCGTCGCCGACGTCGATGCCGCGCGGCCGGAGCCGAGCGCCGCGTTCCTGGCGTCGCTCGACGCCCGCGTCCACGCGGGCTTCCCGCGCGAGGACGAGACGCCGGCCCGGCGCGCGCCGTCGCCCTGGCACGCCCGGCTGCGCCGGCCGCAGGTGCTGGTGCCGTCGGTCGGCGGGACGCTGGCGGCGGCGCTGGTGGTCGTGGTGATCGCCTCGAGCGGCGGCGGGACCGACAACGACGTGTCCTCGTCGGCGTCGTCGGCGCCGGCCGAGCAGTCGACGACGGAGCTCGTGGCGCCGAGCGCGGCCGACTCGTCGGCGAGCGCGGGCGGCGCGGCCAGCCCCGCGCCGACGACCGCGGCGCAGAAGACCAAGACGTCGAGCACGGCGCCACAGGGCTCGCCCATGCCGTCGGTCCCGCTGCCGTCGATCTCCCAGAACCGCAAGGTCCAGCGCGCCGCCGAGCTGACGCTCACCCCGTCGCCCGGCGACGTCCAGGACACGGCGGACGGCGTCGTGCGCGAGACGCAGGCCGCCGGCGGCTACGTGCAGCAGTCCAGCGTCGCGACGCGCGACGACGGCGGCACGGCCTCGTTCACGCTGCGGATCCCCTCCGCGCACCTCGACGACGCGCTCGCCGGCCTGTCCAAGCTCGCGCACGTCGGCGCGCTGAACCAGTCGGCGTCCGACATCACGGCCGAGACCGCGTCGGCCGCCGACCAGCTCTCCGACGCCCGCGCCGAGCGCCAGGCGCTGCTGCGCGCGCTCGGCCGCGCCACGACCGACCGCCAGATCGCGAGCCTCAAGGCGCGGCTGCGCGACAACCGCTCCGAGATCGCGCAGCGCAAGGGCGCGCTCGACGCCCAGCGCCGCCGCGCCGACCTCGCGACGGTCGCGGTGAACGTGCAGGGCACGGGCCAGGCCGACAGCGGCGACGGAGGCGGCGCCTGGACCCCTCGCGACGCCCTCCACGACGCCGGCCGCGTCCTGGAGGTCGCCGGCGGCGTGGCCCTGATCGCACTCGCCATCCTGGCCCCGCTGGCGATCCTCGCCCTCCTCGCCCTCCTCGCCGCACGCGGCCTCCGCCGCCACCGCCGCGAGACGGCCCTGGACCGCTCGGCGTAG
- a CDS encoding response regulator transcription factor — MLRVYIADDSLGFGTLAAAWLEAHDDIEVVGAVRSAAEAIAEVAAARPDVVILDRLLPQPEHSEQVLEHVRATLPGAAILLVSGMPDEDLAGEARSAGADGHVSKAANAEALADAVRRVAAARSGDPAD, encoded by the coding sequence GTGCTGCGCGTCTACATCGCCGACGACTCGCTCGGGTTCGGCACGCTGGCCGCCGCATGGCTGGAGGCCCACGACGACATCGAGGTCGTCGGGGCGGTCCGCAGCGCGGCCGAGGCGATCGCCGAGGTCGCGGCCGCACGCCCCGACGTGGTGATCCTCGACCGCCTGCTGCCCCAGCCCGAGCACTCCGAGCAGGTCCTGGAGCACGTGCGCGCCACGCTGCCCGGCGCCGCGATCCTGCTCGTGTCCGGGATGCCGGACGAGGACCTCGCGGGCGAGGCGCGCTCCGCCGGCGCCGACGGGCACGTGAGCAAGGCCGCCAACGCCGAGGCGCTGGCCGACGCGGTGCGCCGCGTGGCGGCGGCCCGCAGCGGCGACCCGGCGGACTAG
- the groES gene encoding co-chaperone GroES — MKLKPLGDRLIVRAVEEEATTASGLVLPDTAKEKPQKGEVVAVGDGRFDEDGDKRIPLDVTAGDTVLYSKYGGTEIVFDGEDFLVLRESDVLAKIEN, encoded by the coding sequence ATGAAGCTCAAGCCCCTCGGCGATCGTTTGATCGTGCGGGCAGTCGAAGAGGAAGCGACCACGGCCAGCGGCCTGGTCCTCCCTGACACGGCCAAGGAGAAGCCCCAGAAGGGCGAAGTCGTCGCTGTCGGCGACGGTCGCTTTGACGAAGACGGCGACAAGCGCATCCCGCTTGACGTCACCGCCGGCGACACGGTCCTGTACAGCAAGTACGGCGGCACCGAGATCGTCTTCGACGGCGAGGACTTCCTGGTCCTGCGCGAGTCGGACGTCCTCGCCAAGATCGAGAACTAG
- a CDS encoding ASCH domain-containing protein, translating to MQVLNFYSTIFADQLKRGRKTATIRLGDKSHKYKKNQAVMVTIGYQHSPREKIFDAVIDQVEVKRVRDLTPRDIEHDNPEFRRHEEMIHFLEQIYGKKVTMEDIVTVVRFSQIIVHPPSFTDARLGIGGAQN from the coding sequence ATGCAGGTGTTGAACTTCTACTCCACGATCTTCGCCGACCAGCTCAAGCGGGGTCGCAAGACCGCGACGATCCGGCTCGGCGACAAGTCGCACAAGTACAAGAAGAACCAGGCGGTGATGGTGACCATCGGCTACCAGCACTCGCCGCGCGAGAAGATCTTCGACGCGGTCATCGACCAGGTCGAGGTCAAGCGCGTCCGCGACCTGACGCCGCGGGACATCGAGCACGACAACCCCGAGTTCCGGCGCCACGAGGAGATGATCCACTTCCTCGAGCAGATCTACGGCAAGAAGGTGACGATGGAGGACATCGTCACGGTCGTGCGCTTCTCGCAGATCATCGTCCACCCACCGTCGTTCACCGATGCCCGGCTGGGCATCGGCGGCGCGCAGAACTAG